Proteins encoded by one window of Antechinus flavipes isolate AdamAnt ecotype Samford, QLD, Australia chromosome 4, AdamAnt_v2, whole genome shotgun sequence:
- the PPP1R35 gene encoding protein phosphatase 1 regulatory subunit 35, with translation MMPSCGKGRFGGSLREGVTVEAPEVEPEPFVSKPELEPSLDLSLSPGPRSPEAPCSILRLGGAKPGVRRGRQKARQVRFHLASPCQSSSSSVSPPRGKLLTDLENHEALLHLVVPGLQSTQALGQQLESLKEVTALKQFDALKAAEEQLKSSFLSRYEMEENISEGLNKPRSQRLYRDLISLQVPKEQVLNAALMERLALLPHQPQGPIHKVKEVPAASPELSIFCDPQSLAHESPHLIFEGFPLSKLRPQTRPAEDTFLMHQTLRRWDT, from the exons ATGATGCCGAGTTGTGGCAAGGGGAGGTTCGGGGGGTCCTTGAGGGAGGGAGTGACTGTGGAGGCTCCAGAAGTAGAACCTGAGCCTTTTGTATCCAAGCCAGAGCTCGAACCCAGCCTGGACCTCAGTCTCAGCCCTGGTCCGAGGAGCCCCGAGGCGCCCTGCTCCATCCTCCGACTGGGGGGAGCCAAGCCCGGGGTACGGAGAGGACGGCAAAAAGCACGTCAG GTTCGTTTCCACCTGGCATCCCCGTGTCAGTCTTCCTCTTCCAGTGTGTCCCCACCACGGGGGAAGTTGCTCACAGATTTGGAAAATCACGAAGCATTACTACACCTTGTAGTTCCAGGACTTCAAAGTACCCAGGCCCTGGGGCAACAACTGGAGTCCCTCAAGGAGGTCACAGCCCTGAAGCAGTTTGATGCCCTCAAGGCTGCAGAGGAGCAGTTGAAAAGTTCATTCCTAAGTCGCTATGAAATGGAGGAAAACATATCTGAGG GGTTAAACAAGCCTAGATCCCAAAGACTCTACCGAGACCTGATTAGCCTGCAGGTTCCAAAGGAACAGGTGTTGAATGCTGCCTTGATGGAAAGATTGGCCTTACTTCCCCACCAGCCTCAGGGCCCAATCCACAAAGtgaag GAGGTTCCTGCAGCAAGTCCAGAGCTAAGCATCTTCTGTGATCCCCAATCACTGGCCCATGAATCCCCACACTTAATATTTGAAGGGTTTCCTCTCTCCAAGCTAAGGCCACAGACCCGCCCTGCAGAGGACACCTTCCTCATGCATCAGACTCTCAGACGGTGGGATACATAG
- the MEPCE gene encoding 7SK snRNA methylphosphate capping enzyme, producing the protein MIEMAAEKEPFLVPAPPPPLLKADSSGRDDTLVQPHREASSGELCGGTAQGSSPLTPTVSGREGFLAPSLTGAGKNLQLRGDPMAQGEARQSEAQGEAPPPDIEVERRGWGGTELGPPAPPRQRNGFQPHRPPGGGGSKRRNSCNVGGFKHPAFKRRRRVNSDCDPVLPSNFLLGGNIFDPLNLNSLLDEEVSRALNAETPKSSPLPAKGRDPVEILIPKDITDPLSLNACTDEAQVVRASPLKTSRKRHRHRGQHHQPQTGGPGGNDPTSSALPTSTTPLLHGEATPQHLQQGQRSQGRDGPQPYELNTAINCRDEVVSPLLPAPQEPPGTRAAPSAASTTPAPLSSSRHRKRRRTSSKSESGARAGGQGPKEKVRARGGGRHHDHPLPAAGFKKQQSKFQYGNYCKYYGYRNPNCEDGRLRVMRPEWFQGRDVLDLGCNVGHLTLSIACKWGPARVVGVDIDARLIHSARQNIRHYLSEELRLTPQPPEGVQGPEGGKGTATTRKKSCFPASLTASRGPIAAPQVPLDGADASIFPNNVVFITGNYVLDRDELVEAQAPEYDVVLCLSLTKWVHLNWGDEGLKRMFRRIYRHLRPGGILVLEPQPWSSYGKRKTLTETIYKNYYRIQLKPEQFSSYLTSPEVGFSSYELVATPHNSSKGFQRPVYLFHKANSPNH; encoded by the exons atgaTCGAGATGGCAGCTGAAAAGGAGCCGTTCCTCGTGCCGGCCCCGCCGCCGCCACTCCTCAAAGCTGATTCCAGTGGTAGGGATGACACTCTGGTGCAGCCACACCGAGAGGCCTCCTCTGGGGAGCTTTGTGGTGGGACAGCTCAGGGATCAAGCCCACTTACGCCCACAGTATCAGGCAGGGAGGGCTTTCTGGCCCCATCCCTTACTGGGGCTGGCAAGAATCTGCAGCTAAGGGGCGACCCGATGGCACAGGGGGAGGCCCGCCAGTCCGAAGCTCAAGGAGAAGCTCCTCCCCCTGACATAGAGGTGGAGCGAAGGGGATGGGGCGGGACAGAACTAGGCCCCCCAGCACCCCCTAGACAGCGCAATGGCTTCCAGCCCCATAGGCCTCCTGGGGGCGGTGGGAGTAAGAGGAGGAATAGCTGTAATGTGGGTGGCTTCAAGCATCCAGCCTTCAAGAGGCGTAGGCGAGTTAACTCGGACTGTGATCCAGTTTTGCCCTCCAATTTTCTCCTGGGAGGCAATATCTTCGATCCTTTGAATCTGAATAGCCTCCTGGATGAGGAGGTAAGTCGAGCACTCAATGCTGAGACTCCTAAGTCCTCCCCACTGCCAGCTAAGGGGAGGGACCCTGTGGAGATCCTCATTCCCAAGGACATCACTGACCCACTTAGCCTCAATGCTTGCACTGATGAGGCCCAAGTGGTTCGTGCCTCACCACTCAAGACTAGTAGAAAGCGACATCGACATCGTGGACAGCATCACCAGCCACAGACTGGCGGACCTGGGGGGAATGATCCCACCTCCTCTGCACTTCCAACTTCCACCACTCCTTTGCTGCATGGAGAAGCCACCCCCCAACATCTGCAACAAGGACAAAGGTCCCAAGGCCGGGATGGCCCCCAGCCTTATGAACTGAACACTGCCATCAACTGCAGGGATGAAGTAGTGTCCCCCCTTTTGCCTGCTCCACAGGAACCGCCAGGCACTCGTGCAGCTCCTTCAGCTGCCTCAACTACACCTGCTCCCTTGTCTTCCTCCCGCCACCGGAAACGTCGTAGGACTTCCAGTAAGTCTGAGTCAGGTGCTAGAGCTGGTGGCCAGGGCCCTAAGGAGAAAGTCCGAGCAAGAGGGGGAGGACGCCATCACGACCACCCTCTGCCTGCAGCTGGTTTCAAGAAACAGCAAAGTAAGTTCCAGTATGGGAACTATTGCAAGTACTATGGCTATCGAAATCCAAATTGTGAGGATGGGCGGCTTCGGGTCATGAGGCCTGAATGGTTCCAGGGACGTGATGTACTGGACTTAGGCTGCAATGTAGGCCACCTGACCCTAAGCATTGCATGTAAATGGGGTCCAGCTAGAGTAGTGGGTGTAGACATCGATGCTCGCCTCATACACTCTGCTAGACAGAATATCAGACATTATCTATCTGAGGAACTTCGTCTCACACCCCAGCCACCTGAAGGAGTCCAAGGACCAGAAGGTGGTAAGGGGACTGCTACTACCCGAAAGAAGAGCTGCTTCCCAGCCTCGCTGACTGCCAGTCGAGGGCCTATTGCTGCACCCCAAGTGCCTCTGGATGGGGCTGATGCCTCTATATTTCCCAACAATGTTGTCTTCATCACG GGTAATTATGTGTTAGATCGAGATGAATTGGTAGAGGCCCAAGCTCCTGAGTATGATGTGGTGCTCTGTCTCAGCCTCACCAAATGGGTGCATCTGAACTGGGGTGATGAGGGATTGAAGCGAATGTTCCGAAGAATCTACCGCCACCTACGACCTGGGGGCATTCTGGTTTTAGAGCCCCAGCCTTGGTCATCCTATGGCAAGAGGAAGACACTCACA GAAACAATCTACAAGAATTATTATCGAATTCAACTGAAACCTGAGCAGTTCAGTTCCTATCTGACATCACCTGAAGTTGGCTTCTCCAGCTATGAGCTTGTGGCTACACCCCATAATTCTTCCAAAG GTTTCCAGCGTCCTGTCTATCTGTTCCACAAGGCCAACTCCCCTAACCACTGA